The sequence CACATAAATCTGGTCGAAGACCTGAAAACAGCCGATGACCCCTACAGTTACGACAAAGAAGATCACCGGTCGTAACATCGGAATGGTAATGTAAAAGAATTTCTGGATACCGTTGGCCCCATCGATTTCGGCTGCTTCATACACTGCTAGGGGAATATCTTGCAAACCGGTCAGGAAAATCAGCATCAACGTACCGCTCGTTGTGAAGATGTTCATTCCCATAATCACATAAAATGCGGTACGTGGATCATCGAGCCAGTTGACCGTCAGACCGGTGATCTGATTGAAAATCCCCTGCGGCGCAAAAATCCAGATAAAGATCAGCGAAATCACGACCGATGATGTCACCGAGGGCAAATAGAAAATAGTGCGGAAAAAGCGCTGAAATCGCAGATTCTGATCCATGGCAAAGGCCAGCACCAGACTAAGAAAGGTCTGGATCGGCACGACGATCAGCACATATTTGAAGGTATTGGGCAGCGCTTTTGCCAGAAAGAGTTCATCTTCCAGCACACGCTGATACCCCTCTAATCCCCACCAGCGCGGCGGTCGGAGCAGGTTGTATTCGGTGAACGAGAGATATACCGCGTAACCGAGAGAGATCAGGCTAAAGATAATGAAGATGATCAACCATGGCGAAATAAATAGATACCCGTTTAATGCTTCAACAATCTTGCGGCGGTCAGTTCTCGCTCGCATGTCATACTCCCGTCGTTTGGTGGGGCGCAGCGACCGGAGTTGACCGGTCGCTGCGCGCAGCAACTACCGTAATGCCTTCCGAATTGAATCCGCCGCTTGCTTCATCGCATCTGGTACCGGCTGGTTTTCCTTGAAGATGCGCTCCAGGGCTTTCGCCATTTGATCGTTGACATCGGAACCGACAGCGCCCCAGAAGAACGGACGCGCACCGAAGAAGGAACCGTTGAAGATCGCTGCCGAGTTAGGATTGTTCTTCAGATAGTCACTGTTCTGCAACGATTTCCGCGATGGTAGCGCAAATCCACTTTCCAACACCGTCTTCTGGCTGGCTTCGCTGGTCAGGAAGTTCACCACCTTCCACGCGGCGTCTGGATTCTTGGTATTGGCCGAGATACCCCAGGCGACGGTAAAGATCAGGTTACCTTCACCACCCGGCCCGGCCGGCGGCATCACCACACCGTACTGCGTGTTCGGGAATTGATCGCGCAGATAGGGGATCAACCAGCCACCTTCGTACACCATTGCACACTGACCTTTGCCGAAGAGGGTGCCCTGCCAGCCTTCGCCGAGATCTGAAGGCAACGCGCCAATCTTGGCAGTGCGGAACGAGGTGTAGAACTCGGCGGCCTTCACCGCTGCTTCACTATCGAGCATCGTGTCGCTATAGTCATCCTTCATCACCATCCCGCCATTTTGGAAGACAAAGACCGGGAACCGACCTGGATCAGGCGGTGTGCAGAAACCGTAGACCGGACGATTGGGATCGCTGAGGTCGGTCAGCTTTTCGGCAGCCGCCCGCAGATCATCCCATGTCCAATCGTCGGTTGGATAGGCAAGACCAGCCTTGTCAAACAATGCTTTGTTGTAGAACATACCAAGCGTGTTGAAGTCCTTTGGAATACCGTAGGTCTTGCCTTCGTAGGTAAAAGCATCGATCAGCGCCGGGATGAAGTCGTCACGCGAGACACCACTAGTCGCCATCAGATCATCGAGCGGGAGCAGCGCATTGTTCGCCGCCAACTCGAGCCACCAGAAAATATCAACGTAGAAGATGTCAGGCTCGGTGCCCGAGGCAATCGATGTCAGGAGCACCTGCTTGTAATCGCCGGTAATCGGCTCATACTTGACCAAAATATCGGGATTTTCTACCGAGAACTTGTACAGCAGCGATTCGAGCAGAGCTGTCTCAGCCGGACTGGACGCCCATCCTGACAAACGTACTGTAATCTTTTCTGCTGGCACGACCACTGTCTCGCGCACCGTGACTGTTTCACGCACCGTCTGCGGCGTCGGTTGAGTCTGTTGAGTGGTGGTCTGGCCACAGGCGCTCAAACCCAGCGCCAGCACAGTCAGAACGAGTAGGAGCTTGATCAGGCGATTCATAGCTTCTCCTTTCAAATCCTAAAGAAAACATTAACACCTGCGACTGTGAAAAGATTAATTTTTTAGATCATTTTTTACCCTCCTTTTTTGGAATAACAACCAGCTACCCGACCATCAACGGGCGATGATCGGGAACGAACATTGGCGTACCGTATCAGGCAGAAGCGCGAATGATCAGCGAAGGTTGGAGAAGAACATGTTTCTGCGCTACCGGTTGCCCTTCCACTAACGCCACCAGCAACTCAACGCATTTATGACCGGACTCGGCAATTGGCTGGCGCACACTTGTTAGCGGCGGGAAGAGGTACTGGGCCATCGGTGCATCATCAAAGCCGATAATCGCCAGGTCAGTGCCGATCTCTAGGCCGCGTTCGCGGGCGGCGGCCATCGCCCCAATAGCCATCGTATCGTTCAGGGCCATAATCGCGGTCGGTCGCTGTTCAGATGGCAGATCAAGCAAGTGCAGGGTCATTGCCCGCCCAACCTCAAACGTACCTTCCCCGCGCAACACGTACTCCGGCTCGATACCAATCTGAGCTGCCTGCATCGCGTCCAGATACCCTTGCAGGCGGTCATTCCCGACTCGTGAGTCTTCTGGCCAGGCGAGGATTGCAATTCGCCGGTGACCGCGCCCGATGAGATAC comes from Chloroflexus sp. Y-396-1 and encodes:
- a CDS encoding ABC transporter substrate-binding protein yields the protein MNRLIKLLLVLTVLALGLSACGQTTTQQTQPTPQTVRETVTVRETVVVPAEKITVRLSGWASSPAETALLESLLYKFSVENPDILVKYEPITGDYKQVLLTSIASGTEPDIFYVDIFWWLELAANNALLPLDDLMATSGVSRDDFIPALIDAFTYEGKTYGIPKDFNTLGMFYNKALFDKAGLAYPTDDWTWDDLRAAAEKLTDLSDPNRPVYGFCTPPDPGRFPVFVFQNGGMVMKDDYSDTMLDSEAAVKAAEFYTSFRTAKIGALPSDLGEGWQGTLFGKGQCAMVYEGGWLIPYLRDQFPNTQYGVVMPPAGPGGEGNLIFTVAWGISANTKNPDAAWKVVNFLTSEASQKTVLESGFALPSRKSLQNSDYLKNNPNSAAIFNGSFFGARPFFWGAVGSDVNDQMAKALERIFKENQPVPDAMKQAADSIRKALR
- a CDS encoding carbohydrate ABC transporter permease gives rise to the protein MRARTDRRKIVEALNGYLFISPWLIIFIIFSLISLGYAVYLSFTEYNLLRPPRWWGLEGYQRVLEDELFLAKALPNTFKYVLIVVPIQTFLSLVLAFAMDQNLRFQRFFRTIFYLPSVTSSVVISLIFIWIFAPQGIFNQITGLTVNWLDDPRTAFYVIMGMNIFTTSGTLMLIFLTGLQDIPLAVYEAAEIDGANGIQKFFYITIPMLRPVIFFVVTVGVIGCFQVFDQIYVMTAGGPLDSTTTITYLIYKWAFRDTRIQMGQASALAVILTLIILAVTLLQRKVIEGSGSGTER